Sequence from the Candidatus Accumulibacter similis genome:
GCCTACCGCGTAAACCTCAACGTGCTGGCCCTGGTCGCCCTGCTGACCGGCGCCTTCCTGGTCTTCGCGACGCAGCTGACCGCCGTCGCGCAGCGCTCGACGCAGTTTGCGCTGCTCGGCGTTCTCGGCCTGCCGCCGCGCATGCGCCTGCTGCAGGTGCTGCTCGAAGGGCTGGCGATCGGGCTGCCGGGAGCGCTGCTTGGCCTCGTCCTCGGCTACGCGCTGGCGCTCGCCTTCACCCAGTTCCTCGGCGGCGACCTCGGTGGCGGCTACTTCTCCGGCAAGGTACCGCTGATCGTGCCGCAGTTCCTGCCGGCATCCGGCTTCCTGTTCCTCGGCTGCGCCGCCAGTCTGGCCGGTGCCGCCTACCCGGCCTGTCTCAACCTGCGGCAGCCCCTGGTCGAAGCACTCAACAACGGTTTCACCGCCCGCCCGCAAGTCGTGCGCAACCGGCACCGGCAGCTCCTGCTGCCGGCATCGCTGGCACTTCTGGCGGGCGGGCTGTTGCAGTTGCCACCGCTGTCCGGCTTGCCGCTGGCCGCTTACGCTGCGATCGCCCTCGTCCTGCTGATTGGCGTCACCAGCGCGCCGCTGCTGACGCAGGAGATCTTCGGCCGCGCCGCCCGCCTGCGGCTGCCGGCGACGCAGCGGATCGCCCTGCAGAACGTCGCGCAGGCACCGCTGATGGCGCAGGTGGCGGCCAGCGGCCTGATCGTCAGCTTCGCGCTGACCGCCAGCATGGTGATCATGGTGTCGAGCTTTCGCGTCGCGGTGGACCACTGGCTCGACCATGTCCTGCCGGCACCGCTCTACCTGCGCAGCAAGGCCAGCCCACTGCCGCAGGAGTTGCTGAATTCCCTGGAACGCGCCGATACGCCCTTCCTGCGAGTCGAGCGGAGCGCCTACGCCAGCCTGACGCTCGACCCGCGGCGACCGCCAGTGGCCTTGCTGGTGCGCGAGATCGATCGCCGCGACCCGGCTGCCCGCCTGCCTTTCACGGGAGCGGTGCTGGTCCCGCCGGCGGAGATGCCGGTGGTCTGGATCAGCGAAGCGATGCAGGAGATCTACCGCATCGTGCCCGGGCAGTCACTGCGCCTGCCCTTGCTCGGCGGTGACGTCGACGCCTTCGTCGGCGGCGTCTGGCGCGACTACGCACGGCAGTTCGGCGCCCTGGTGATCAGCCGCGACGACTACCAGCGTCTCGGTGGCGAATTCCGCCCGAGCGACCTCGCGCTTTGGCCGCGCCCGGGCGCCGAAGCCGCCGCCGGCCAATGGCTGGCACCGCACGTCGCCGCCTACGCGCTGGAAGTCGCCGAAAGCGCCAGCATCCGCCGTTTGAGCCTGTCGATCTTCGACAAGAGCTTCGCCGTCACCTACGCCCTCGAGGCGGCGGCGATGGTCATCGGCGTCTTCGGACTCGCCGTCACGCTCACCGCCAGCGTCTGGCTGCGGGCGCGCGAGCTGGCAACCCTGGCGGCGCTTGGCTTCGACCAGCGCATGCTGCGCCACGCGCTGATGCTTGAAGGCGCTCTGATCGCCAGCGTCGGCCTGCTGCTCGGCCTCGCCTGCGGCATCGCCATCGGCGCCATCCTGACGCACGTCGTCAATCCGCAGGCTTTCCACTGGCGGATGCCGCTCGACCTGCCCTGGCTGGCACTTCTCGCCGGCGCCGCGGGCACGCTGGCCGCAGCCGTCCTCGCCAGCCGGCAGGCCGCGAGCCAGGCGACGCGGCTGCCGCTGGCGCAGGTACTGGCCAGCAGCCAGTGAGCAGGTTGCCTGCGTGCAGCGTCAGCAGGCGGCCGGCCGACCAGGAAACCCGCCACAGGGGCGGTGCACAGCGCCCACAGGGCCTCGCGCGCAGCGAGGGCGGATGCCCGGCTGCCGGCAACGATTGTCCGTGTCCGCGCCAGGCCGGCAACGGCCGCGCCGCCGTTCGGCCGGACTGGGCCCTCGTGCACCGGCTGTTCGAAGGCAGGTTGCCCAGCGGCAACTATTGCCACTTTTCGCCATGCGCTCACCTATACTGTCCATGGATCGGTCCCGCCCGCGCCTTCAGGTCGCGGCGCCGCTGCTGGCCGGCAGCCGTCGCAGCGAGTGCTGGCGGGATCAGGGTGTGTCGCGTCCGGATCGGCTGCAGGGCGTCTACCCCCCTGCCGTCAGCGCTACGCAGCCGGCTGCGACGCTCGCCAACGAGGTGACGGGACAGGATTGCCATGAATTCGCTGGCGCGACAACGGTTGCCACCGGATCGTTGCGGGCACGAAATGCGACAGCGCGCTTTCGCCATCCTCGCGCTGTTCGTCCTGTCGCTGCTGGCCATGGCCTGGCCCGGCGTCGCGAGCGCCATCCAGAACTGCCACGACTACACCTACTACGCGCTGACCGGCGAGGACGGCAACATGCTGAGTGCCGGCGAACTGCGCAGCCGCCTCGCCGCGCGGGGTTACACGCGGTACAGGTACAGTGCGTCGGCCGCCGTCGGCCGGGTCGACGAGAAGCAGCGCTATCGCCCGGGCGACGTGCTCCTCTTCGGCGACGGTCATTCCGGCTTCGTCAACACGGCGGGAACGATCGATCACTACTTCCAGAGCTTCGTCGGCAACAGCCTGCCACGCAAGAGCGAGGTGGTCGATCCAAGCGACCTCGACTATCAGAAGACCTTTCTCAAGGGTTGGACCGTCGAACGCATCCTGAAGGAGCACCGGAACTACCGCGAAGACCAGATCGAGATCTGGCGCAAGCGCGAGCCCGACACGGTCGGGTTCGTCGAGTCCTGGGGCCAGGTCACCAAGGACGTCGGGCAGGTGAGCCTCGCCGTTCGCAGGGCAGGCAGCGGCAAGGGTGCCGTCAGCGTGCAGATCGTTTCCCGCGGCGGCTTGCCGCCTTTCGGGACGGCATCGGCCGGTGTCAGCTACCGGCTCGCCAGCGACACGCTCAACTGGGCCGACGGCGAACTGGGCACACGGTCGGTCGAAGTCGAGATCCTGAACAGCGACGCCGAACCCGGCGACCTCGGACTCATGCTCGGTGTTGCCGTCAGGAGCGGCAATGCCCGCCCGGATCGCTGGCCGGAGACTACCCTCGTGATCAACCGTGCGCCTGCCAGGCGCGACCGCGACCAGATGGGCGGCGAGATCAGCTTCGTCGAGGACGTGGTCAACGCCGCCCCGGGCGACCGCCAGGTCCGGCTCATCGTCACCCGCGACGGCTTCAGCAAGGGAGAAGTGACGGTCGAGTATCAGTCGCAGGCTGGCAGCGCGCGACCGGGGATCGACTATACATCGGTCGCCGGCAAGCTCACCTGGGCCGAGAGCGACACGGCCATCCGCAGCATCGACGTTCCGATCGTTGCCGGGTCCGGCGTCGGAGCGGCGGCGAGCTTCACCGTCACGCTGGCCAATCCGTCCGGTGGTGCCCAGATCGTCCGCCCTGCAACGGTGACCGTGAACCTGCAGCGAGCAGCGCCGGCGGCTCCCGGGCAGGCGCTTGCCGGAGGTTCCCGGCCGGGCACGGCAGCGGGCGGAACGAGTGAAAGCAATCGCCCGGACGCGGCGCAGCCTGCCGATCACAAGGACTGCCGCCACCTGCGGCTGAGTCCGGACGCGGTCCAGATCGGCCCGGGCCGTCAGCTCGGCTTCAGCGCCATTGCCGTCTTCAGCGACGGTTCCGAGACCGATGTGACGCGCCTGGCGAGCTGGCAGCCGGGGCCGGCGAACACCTACTCCGCGCCGCTCGAGGTGCGATTCAACGAGCGCGTCATCGTCACCGCACGCTGGGACCACTGCGAGGGGAAGGCCACCGTCGACCTGCAGGCACCCGCGTGGACGCCACCACTGAGCCACGCCGACGATCGCCGACCGGGCCAGCCGGGAACTGAACCCTGGCGTCCGACGTGGTATGTCCTCTGCGACCGGAGTGGCCGCGTCGTGTACGGCGAAGACACCAGCCCGGCGCTGTTCGGCATCATCGATGGCCCGTTCATGGGCCCGCGGCGAGCCGAACAGTGGATCCGGGAGAACTGTCCGCGAACCGTGTGCACGATCGAAGGGACACGCGGCCTTTGCGCCCGCGAGCCGCCCGTGGCGGCGACCGGTGGCGACAACACCTACCATGCCCTTTGCGATCCGACCGGGCGTGTCGTCATCGGCCGGTCCAGCAGCCTGCCCGGGCACGCCCTGATGTCGCCGGCACTGGTTGGCGAGACCGGTGCCCGCTGGTGGATCGAACAGAACTGCCCATCGTGGACCTGCACGTCCGGCGGAGCCTGCAGCCGCGCCGGCGCGATTCGTACCGGCGGTCGCTGGGCAGTCGTCTGCAGCCGGCAACACGGTGGCGTCGGTTTCACCGAATACCCGAACCTGGTCGACAGCTGGGTCTGGGTCGAGCATCTGCTGAGCGACGGCGACGCCCGCAACTGGATTGCCAGGAATTGCCCAGGCGAGCGCTGCGACCGGAATGGTCGCTGCCTGCCCGGCAACCAGGCTGCTGCCCTGGCCGCTCAACAGCAGCCCGTCGAGGTGCCGGCGGGCACCGTGCTCGAGCTTTACGGACAGCGCGAGAGTTCGCGCCAGGGAGCCGGCACGGGCAACCTTGGACCATACTGGGGTCCTGGTGGACGCTTCTCGTCGGACACGCTGCGGCAGCAGATGGCGCGTGACCCGCAAGCACAACCGGCGGTGCGCGACGGCGATGGTCGCACCGACTCCGTGGAGGGCCACTGTTCCAGCGACTCCGCGTGCGCCGCCGGTTATCGCTGCGAAGCTGGC
This genomic interval carries:
- a CDS encoding ABC transporter permease, whose protein sequence is MRTLAAWLIRAQFRSRRAATLLSMLAIALGVALGYSVHLINDAALADFSRAMKTVQGEPDAVIAARDSAGSVPLPLVDEIAGDPAVLVAAAVIETRVRIGDLRTPVRLIGIDVFTAAAMMPGLLPRDAERAATGGILDGALYASPALLAELGRQAGATLTLLRGDQRWSATIGGDLPAAGADDLLLVADIGWVQEHFGPAGAVSEIRVRLAPDSDPAGWRAGVAARLPPALLLRVAEDDSERAANLSRAYRVNLNVLALVALLTGAFLVFATQLTAVAQRSTQFALLGVLGLPPRMRLLQVLLEGLAIGLPGALLGLVLGYALALAFTQFLGGDLGGGYFSGKVPLIVPQFLPASGFLFLGCAASLAGAAYPACLNLRQPLVEALNNGFTARPQVVRNRHRQLLLPASLALLAGGLLQLPPLSGLPLAAYAAIALVLLIGVTSAPLLTQEIFGRAARLRLPATQRIALQNVAQAPLMAQVAASGLIVSFALTASMVIMVSSFRVAVDHWLDHVLPAPLYLRSKASPLPQELLNSLERADTPFLRVERSAYASLTLDPRRPPVALLVREIDRRDPAARLPFTGAVLVPPAEMPVVWISEAMQEIYRIVPGQSLRLPLLGGDVDAFVGGVWRDYARQFGALVISRDDYQRLGGEFRPSDLALWPRPGAEAAAGQWLAPHVAAYALEVAESASIRRLSLSIFDKSFAVTYALEAAAMVIGVFGLAVTLTASVWLRARELATLAALGFDQRMLRHALMLEGALIASVGLLLGLACGIAIGAILTHVVNPQAFHWRMPLDLPWLALLAGAAGTLAAAVLASRQAASQATRLPLAQVLASSQ